The genomic window CCCGGAATTTATCAAGCCCCCATTCATCGATTAGCCACATTAAGCGAGCTTTCTGCCGATTAAGGCGCGGGCCGTGGTCTCGATAAACAACTAAGATCGCCTCACAAAGAGGGAGAACATCGCGTGGATCGACCCAGGCATTGAGGGGAACTGCAGCTGCACAACGCTTGGCCGAGAAGAAACCGCCCACCAGGATATTGAAGCCTAATATCCCTCCTTTGTAAGCCGGGACAAAAGCAACATCGTTGATCTCTGCATGGACAGAATTGTCTCGGCAACCGGCGATGGCAATATTGAATTTGCGCGGTAGATTACTAAAACTAGGGTTTCCCTCACCATTGTTGGTGATCATGTCCTGGACCTTGCGCACTAGGCCTCGCGTATCGATTAGTTCATCGGCATCGATACCAGCCAGAGGCGAACCTGTAATATTGCGCACGTTATCCATGCCTGACTGCACACTAGTCAGACCGGCTTGTTTGAAACGACGAAAGATTTCAGGCACATCCTCAATCCGAATGCCCCGCAATTGCAAGTTCTGACGCGTCGTTACATCAGCGACCCCATCCGTACCGTAGCTTTGCACAATCTCAGCGAGAACTCGCATCTGACCGCTGGTAAGGATGCCATTCGGTAAACGCAGACGTAGCATGAACCGACCAGGCGTGATCTTACGAAAGAACAAACCCATCCACTTCAGCCGGTGCAAGTTATCTTCGTCAATGCCTTCCCAACCTTCACTGGCAAAGCGCTCTAGCTCCTCTTTGATTTTCAAGCCATCTTTAGCGGCTTTGAATTCCTCAAACTTGTTAGCCATGGCGAGAGCCCTTCTCTACATGAACTTGCTCAAACTGCCAACTTGAGAAACCCAAAATTTTGGCTTAAGTCTCTTGACAAATTGAATCAAGCTGTTGATTCCGTCACGTTAGTCAACTCACCAGTGCCGAACCGTATAGAGCATTACCAAATATTGCAAGCTATGTAGTTTTCGTATTGAACCCATACGCAGCTTGTATTTGGTTGGGATTGAGTCCTAGAGTAGGGAACGCTCCGGGTTAAACAACCTAGAGAACCCGTGACACAGTAGAAAAAGGCCCAATAATCAGGCCAAACACCAGGCAGATACCTAGGCCAAACCAAGGCCAGACAAAAGCTGCCCATCTAATGACACCGCGCCATCTGCACTTCTTACCCAAAGTTCCATGACTTCTTCATCTCTGACTGACTGCGCCTCCCTGCTCCAGGTCTTTCAAACGGAGCCGGAACAGCGAGCGGCAGTGCTCGACCTGATGATGCAAGCCTTTGAGAACGGCGATTTCCAGTTGCAATGGGAGGTCGGGCGAGTGCTGTGCGAGATTGGTGCCCCTGCCATTAGACCGTTGGTGGCGCTGATGCAGGACGACGACCACGATCTGGAACTGCGTTGGATGGCTGCTCGAACTTTGGGGGAACTGGAATGCCCAGAGGTGATTCCACCCCTGGTTGAACTGCTATGTAGTAGCGGCAACTCCGATTTGCAGGAGATGGCGGCGGCAGCTCTCACCAACTTAGGCGATCAGGCTGTAGCTCCTCTGACGCAGTTACTGGATGGACCCTGGCAATTGGCAGTAGTTAAGGCACTGGCGCAAATCCGCACTCGGGCAATCGTTGAGCCTTTGCTCAGGGTGGTGCAGGCAGAGGATCCGCAGGTTCGCGCCTGTGCGATTGAAGCCCTCAGCAGCTTCCATGACTCCCGAATCCCGGCAGTTTTAGTGCAAGCTAGCCAGGATCCAGATGTTCAGGTACGAACCGAAGCGGTAACTGGCTTGAGCTTGCGCAGTGATTTGGCGCTGGAACTGGATTTGCTGGACTTATTTACCGAAGCGTTATCTGATCCAGCTTTGGAGGTGAGCTGCTGTGCTGCCACGGCCTTAGGCCGGATGGGTAATATTGCCGCAGCTCGCCTAGCAGCGCACCTAGAACGAGCTGCCTTGCCGGTGCAACGCGAAATCCTAC from Leptolyngbya sp. FACHB-261 includes these protein-coding regions:
- a CDS encoding ferredoxin--nitrite reductase — translated: MANKFEEFKAAKDGLKIKEELERFASEGWEGIDEDNLHRLKWMGLFFRKITPGRFMLRLRLPNGILTSGQMRVLAEIVQSYGTDGVADVTTRQNLQLRGIRIEDVPEIFRRFKQAGLTSVQSGMDNVRNITGSPLAGIDADELIDTRGLVRKVQDMITNNGEGNPSFSNLPRKFNIAIAGCRDNSVHAEINDVAFVPAYKGGILGFNILVGGFFSAKRCAAAVPLNAWVDPRDVLPLCEAILVVYRDHGPRLNRQKARLMWLIDEWGLDKFRVEVEKQLGFPLATAAAKDEICWEKRDHIGIHPQKQTGLNFVGLHVPVGRLYADDLFDLARMADVYGSGEIRLTVEQNVIIPNIPDSRLEVFLQEPLLKRFSTEPGSLMRGLVSCTGSQFCNFALIETKSRGLEMIRELEQELYLTRPIRIHWTGCPNSCGQPQVADIGFLGTKSRKNGKVVEAVDIYMGGKVGRDAHLGECVMQSIPCDDLKPILQQLLIEHFGARVRQQAALV
- a CDS encoding HEAT repeat domain-containing protein gives rise to the protein MTSSSLTDCASLLQVFQTEPEQRAAVLDLMMQAFENGDFQLQWEVGRVLCEIGAPAIRPLVALMQDDDHDLELRWMAARTLGELECPEVIPPLVELLCSSGNSDLQEMAAAALTNLGDQAVAPLTQLLDGPWQLAVVKALAQIRTRAIVEPLLRVVQAEDPQVRACAIEALSSFHDSRIPAVLVQASQDPDVQVRTEAVTGLSLRSDLALELDLLDLFTEALSDPALEVSCCAATALGRMGNIAAARLAAHLERAALPVQREILRALGRIASSEAITYLEQAADSRSVAVVREGISVLGRLGASMAQDGPNSLVCSQVTPVLLKALQHPDLEVKKLAAIGLAQIDDPAAVEPLVQCLAEPEPAVRLHIIAALEKIDRTGAQQMIEQRLRQEGLDPIWQEGLQAFLREELDRELRASGS